In Prosthecomicrobium sp. N25, one DNA window encodes the following:
- a CDS encoding cupin: MTATPIETHVLPRNGDIPNSELPLVLYRNILADPSGDLARAFEDRFRLNGWTGSWRNGILAFHHFHAGAHEVLGVAAGRASVQFGGEGGVVAEVAAGDAVVIPAGVGHKCLERDVDFLVVGAYPPGQDPGITREGEPGPREAGADRPPSDPIFGPDGPLVSAWTA; this comes from the coding sequence ATGACCGCCACGCCGATCGAGACGCACGTCCTGCCCAGGAACGGCGACATCCCGAACTCCGAACTTCCCCTGGTGCTCTACCGGAACATCCTCGCCGATCCGTCCGGCGACCTCGCCCGCGCTTTCGAGGACCGCTTCCGCCTTAACGGCTGGACCGGCAGCTGGCGCAACGGCATCCTCGCCTTTCACCATTTCCATGCCGGCGCCCACGAGGTTCTCGGGGTGGCGGCCGGCCGCGCCAGCGTCCAGTTCGGCGGCGAGGGCGGGGTCGTCGCCGAGGTCGCGGCCGGGGACGCCGTCGTGATCCCCGCCGGCGTCGGCCACAAGTGCCTGGAACGCGACGTCGACTTCCTGGTCGTCGGCGCCTACCCGCCGGGCCAGGACCCCGGGATCACGCGCGAAGGAGAGCCGGGGCCCCGCGAGGCCGGTGCGGACCGCCCGCCCTCCGACCCGATCTTCGGCCCCGACGGCCCGCTCGTCTCGGCCTGGACCGCCTGA
- a CDS encoding sodium:proton antiporter, with product MTLRIARILAVPALVLLAAGMATPAAAAGAYEIRGADLSILWAVPFVGILLSIAVMPLAAPDFWHHHFGKVAAAWALAFVVPYGLLHGAPASGYQVAHTALLEYIPFVILLGALFTVSGGILVTGNLHGSPGLNTGILAIGTLLASLIGTTGASMVLIRPLLRANDERRHNVHVVVFFIFLVSNIGGSLTPLGDPPLFLGYLKGVGFFWTTSHMVHEMAFCTVILLAVFYALDSWFYRKDHEFRALRDPTPDTKGMGIQGQVNFVLLAGVVGAVLLSGSWKPGVSFDVFGTHVELQNLARDVILVGLALVSLAITPRTLREANGFNWGPILEVAKLFAGIFVTIIPVIAMLRAGRDGVFAPLIALVTHPDGSPDNVMYFWMSGILSSFLDNAPTYLVFFNLAGGDAETLMGPLALTLLAISCGSVFMGANTYIGNAPNFMVKAIAEERGVKMPSFFGYMAWSGAILVPLFVLVTLVFFR from the coding sequence ATGACCTTACGGATCGCCAGGATCCTCGCCGTCCCCGCCCTCGTGCTCCTCGCCGCCGGAATGGCCACGCCGGCCGCCGCGGCAGGAGCCTACGAGATCCGGGGCGCCGATCTCTCGATCCTCTGGGCCGTCCCCTTCGTCGGCATCCTTCTCTCCATCGCGGTCATGCCGCTGGCCGCACCCGATTTCTGGCACCATCACTTCGGCAAGGTCGCCGCCGCCTGGGCGCTCGCCTTCGTGGTGCCCTACGGCCTCCTTCACGGCGCCCCGGCCTCCGGCTACCAGGTCGCCCACACGGCGCTGCTCGAGTACATCCCCTTCGTCATCCTCCTCGGGGCACTCTTCACCGTCTCGGGCGGCATCCTGGTCACCGGCAACCTGCACGGCAGCCCGGGCCTCAACACCGGCATCCTCGCCATCGGCACCCTTCTGGCGAGCCTGATCGGCACCACGGGGGCCTCCATGGTGCTGATCCGCCCCCTGCTGCGCGCCAACGACGAGCGGCGGCACAACGTCCACGTCGTCGTCTTCTTCATCTTCCTGGTCTCCAACATCGGCGGTTCGCTCACCCCGCTCGGCGACCCTCCGCTCTTCCTGGGCTACCTGAAGGGCGTCGGCTTCTTCTGGACCACCAGCCACATGGTCCACGAGATGGCCTTCTGCACCGTCATCCTGCTGGCGGTCTTCTACGCGCTCGACAGCTGGTTCTACCGCAAGGACCACGAGTTCCGGGCGCTGCGCGACCCCACCCCGGACACCAAGGGGATGGGCATCCAGGGCCAGGTCAACTTCGTGCTCCTGGCCGGGGTCGTCGGCGCGGTGCTTCTCTCCGGATCCTGGAAGCCGGGCGTCTCCTTCGACGTCTTCGGCACCCATGTGGAACTCCAGAACCTCGCCCGCGACGTGATCCTGGTCGGGCTCGCCCTCGTCTCCCTGGCCATCACGCCCCGGACGCTGCGCGAGGCGAACGGCTTCAACTGGGGCCCGATCCTGGAAGTCGCCAAGCTCTTCGCCGGCATCTTCGTCACCATCATCCCGGTGATCGCCATGCTGCGCGCCGGCCGGGACGGCGTCTTCGCGCCGCTGATCGCCTTGGTCACGCACCCGGACGGCAGCCCCGACAACGTCATGTACTTCTGGATGAGCGGCATCCTCTCGTCCTTCCTCGACAACGCGCCGACCTACCTGGTCTTCTTCAATCTCGCCGGCGGCGACGCCGAGACGCTGATGGGGCCGCTCGCCCTCACCCTGCTGGCGATCTCGTGCGGCTCGGTCTTCATGGGTGCCAACACCTACATCGGCAACGCGCCGAACTTCATGGTGAAGGCGATCGCCGAGGAGCGGGGCGTCAAGATGCCGAGCTTCTTCGGCTACATGGCGTGGTCGGGCGCCATCCTGGTGCCCCTCTTCGTGCTGGTCACGCTCGTCTTTTTCCGCTGA
- a CDS encoding MmcB family DNA repair protein, whose translation MTALRLADMPSRPEETRLVLRGVKRHLRRLGLACVEELPLASGRRADVVALGDDGSILIVEVKSSVEDFRTDAKWPFYRLHADRLYFATSPRVPQEIFPADCGLIVADDYGAEILREAPEHRLAAATRKAMTIRIARAAALRLHGLADPETLE comes from the coding sequence ATGACCGCGCTCCGACTCGCCGACATGCCCAGCCGCCCCGAGGAGACCCGCCTCGTCCTGCGCGGCGTCAAGCGACATCTGCGCCGGCTGGGCCTCGCCTGCGTGGAGGAACTGCCGCTCGCCTCCGGCCGCCGCGCCGACGTCGTCGCGCTCGGCGATGACGGCTCGATCCTGATCGTCGAGGTGAAGTCCTCGGTGGAGGACTTCCGGACGGATGCCAAGTGGCCCTTCTACCGGCTGCACGCCGACCGGCTCTACTTCGCCACCAGCCCGCGGGTCCCGCAGGAGATCTTCCCCGCCGACTGCGGCCTGATCGTCGCCGACGACTACGGCGCCGAGATCCTGCGGGAGGCGCCGGAGCACCGGCTGGCGGCCGCCACCCGCAAGGCCATGACGATCCGCATCGCGCGTGCCGCGGCGCTCCGCCTGCACGGCCTGGCCGATCCGGAGACGTTGGAGTGA
- a CDS encoding methyl-accepting chemotaxis protein, producing the protein MKATLVEWFGRAVDQSVSLSELLCLMAWSNGNVRKLSGETVAISGAVEEMARTIQNIASLSANAYDRSAEAHTIVANGVSRAASAGRAMADISESFSGLDQRMQMLGGAIANIGGFAKEIEGISSQTKLLALNATIEAARAGEAGRGFGVVAAEVKALSEETSKTTELIRGQLATLTQVMQDMLAAMAQGGAKVKDGTETFNQVVQDMQGIRSCVDGVKEEISSITHMLTDQQSATDSIARNLTEIARLAAQNETDSKSAAESIRKAEHLISGLLSQGEAAGVPDHAARRLRADHMLWKQQLAECLVGLVAVDPRSYGQRVQPFGPGFDTLSGPAADTEAFRALRKDAEVLSREGLRVVQFAGAGDIGKAIDSYMAMDAASATALQNLAQMERMLA; encoded by the coding sequence GTGAAGGCGACGTTGGTCGAGTGGTTCGGCCGCGCGGTCGACCAGTCCGTCAGCTTGAGCGAACTGCTCTGCCTGATGGCGTGGTCCAACGGCAACGTCCGGAAGCTCTCGGGCGAGACCGTAGCGATCTCGGGTGCCGTCGAGGAGATGGCCCGGACCATCCAGAACATCGCGAGCCTGAGCGCCAACGCCTACGATCGGTCGGCCGAGGCCCACACGATCGTGGCCAACGGCGTCTCCCGGGCGGCCTCCGCCGGCCGTGCCATGGCGGACATCTCCGAGTCCTTCTCGGGGCTCGACCAGCGCATGCAGATGCTGGGCGGCGCCATCGCCAACATCGGCGGCTTCGCCAAGGAGATCGAGGGAATCTCGAGCCAGACCAAGCTGCTCGCCCTCAACGCCACCATCGAGGCGGCGCGCGCCGGCGAGGCGGGGCGCGGCTTCGGCGTCGTCGCCGCCGAGGTGAAGGCACTCTCGGAGGAGACCTCCAAGACGACGGAGCTGATCCGCGGGCAGCTCGCGACCCTGACCCAGGTCATGCAGGACATGCTGGCCGCCATGGCGCAGGGCGGTGCCAAGGTCAAGGACGGAACCGAAACGTTCAACCAGGTCGTCCAGGACATGCAGGGCATCCGCTCCTGCGTGGACGGGGTCAAGGAGGAGATCTCCTCCATCACCCACATGCTCACGGACCAGCAGTCGGCCACCGATTCGATCGCCCGGAACCTCACCGAGATCGCCCGGCTGGCCGCCCAGAACGAGACCGATTCGAAGTCGGCCGCCGAGTCGATCCGCAAGGCCGAGCATCTCATCTCCGGCCTGCTCTCGCAGGGCGAGGCCGCCGGCGTGCCCGACCACGCGGCCCGCCGCCTGCGCGCCGACCACATGCTCTGGAAGCAGCAACTCGCGGAGTGCCTGGTCGGGCTCGTCGCCGTCGACCCCCGCAGCTACGGGCAGCGCGTGCAGCCGTTCGGACCGGGCTTCGACACGCTCTCCGGACCGGCCGCCGACACCGAGGCCTTCCGGGCCTTGCGCAAGGATGCGGAAGTGCTGTCCCGCGAGGGCCTGCGCGTCGTCCAGTTCGCCGGCGCGGGCGACATCGGCAAGGCCATCGACTCCTACATGGCGATGGACGCCGCCTCCGCGACCGCGCTCCAGAACCTCGCGCAGATGGAGCGCATGCTCGCCTGA
- a CDS encoding GNAT family N-acetyltransferase, giving the protein MSTAPDPPFTVLAVRGGEDLAAAVALFRAYAASLPIDLGYQGFEAEMAGMPGKYAPPAGELLLARGRDGAALGCVALRPFAPDGTCEMKRLYVVPEARRLGVGEALVAAVLAAARRIGYRAMLLDTLPSMTGALALYARHGFTTTEAYYDTPVAGTIFLEKDLAAGA; this is encoded by the coding sequence GTGAGTACGGCGCCGGATCCCCCCTTCACGGTCCTGGCGGTCCGCGGCGGCGAGGATCTCGCCGCCGCCGTGGCCCTCTTCCGCGCCTATGCGGCCTCGCTGCCGATCGACCTCGGCTACCAGGGCTTCGAGGCCGAGATGGCCGGGATGCCGGGCAAGTACGCGCCCCCGGCGGGCGAACTCCTGCTCGCCCGCGGCCGCGACGGCGCGGCGCTCGGCTGCGTCGCGCTCCGCCCCTTCGCGCCGGACGGCACCTGCGAGATGAAGCGGCTCTACGTGGTCCCCGAAGCGCGCCGTCTCGGCGTCGGCGAGGCGCTCGTCGCCGCCGTGCTCGCTGCCGCCCGCCGGATCGGCTATCGCGCCATGCTGCTCGACACGCTGCCGAGCATGACCGGCGCGCTGGCGCTCTACGCGCGGCACGGGTTCACGACGACGGAGGCCTATTACGACACCCCCGTCGCCGGCACGATCTTCCTGGAGAAGGACCTCGCCGCCGGGGCGTGA
- a CDS encoding UxaA family hydrolase, with protein sequence MSRPLTTPRFIRLQPQDTVVVAVDTIETGAAVAGVTARARVPRGHKMATVPMPAGAPVVKFGQIIAFATADIAPGDHVHSHNCAFQAFARDYAFASEARPEEILPVEARATFEGFRRPDGKVGTRNYVAILSSVNCSAHVARYMAEAINRSGILEEFPSVDGVVPFVHGTGCGMAASGEGFEVLKRTQWGYASNPNVAAVLLVGLGCEVFQIGRMKQEYGIAEGDHFQTMTIQDTGGTRKTIEQGVARIREMLPVAARAKRETVPASELMLALQCGGSDGYSGITANPALGAAADLLVAHGGTAILSETPEIYGAEHLLTRRAATREVGEKLVERIRWWEDYTAKAGGSMDNNPSPGNKAGGLTTILEKSLGAAAKGGTTTLRNVYEYAERVDAKGFVFMDTPGYDPVSATGQVAGGANILCFTTGRGSAYGCKPTPSIKLATNTDIYTRMIDDMDINCGDILDGVSIDDKGREIFDRVLAIASGERSKSEELGYGDNEFVPWQIGATM encoded by the coding sequence ATGTCGCGCCCGCTGACGACCCCGCGCTTCATCCGCCTTCAGCCGCAGGACACCGTGGTTGTCGCGGTCGACACGATCGAGACCGGCGCCGCCGTGGCCGGCGTGACCGCCCGGGCCCGCGTGCCGCGCGGACACAAGATGGCGACCGTGCCGATGCCGGCCGGCGCGCCCGTCGTCAAGTTCGGGCAGATCATCGCCTTCGCCACCGCCGACATCGCGCCCGGCGACCATGTTCATTCGCACAACTGTGCGTTCCAGGCCTTCGCGCGCGACTACGCCTTCGCGTCGGAGGCCCGCCCGGAGGAGATCCTGCCCGTCGAGGCCCGGGCCACCTTCGAGGGCTTCCGGCGGCCCGACGGCAAGGTGGGCACGCGCAACTACGTGGCGATCCTGTCGAGCGTGAACTGCTCCGCCCACGTCGCCCGCTACATGGCCGAGGCGATCAACCGGTCCGGGATTCTCGAGGAGTTCCCGAGCGTGGACGGGGTCGTCCCCTTCGTGCACGGCACCGGCTGCGGCATGGCGGCCTCCGGCGAGGGCTTCGAGGTGCTGAAGCGCACGCAGTGGGGCTACGCCTCCAATCCCAACGTGGCGGCCGTGCTCCTCGTCGGCCTCGGCTGCGAGGTCTTCCAGATCGGCCGCATGAAGCAGGAATACGGGATCGCCGAGGGCGACCACTTCCAGACCATGACCATCCAGGACACCGGCGGCACCCGCAAGACCATCGAGCAGGGCGTCGCCCGCATCCGCGAGATGCTGCCGGTCGCCGCCCGGGCGAAGCGCGAGACCGTGCCGGCGTCCGAACTGATGCTCGCCCTTCAGTGCGGCGGTTCGGACGGCTACTCCGGCATCACCGCCAACCCGGCGCTGGGCGCCGCCGCCGACCTGCTGGTCGCCCACGGCGGCACCGCCATCCTGTCCGAGACGCCCGAGATCTACGGCGCCGAACACCTGCTGACCCGCCGCGCCGCGACCCGCGAGGTCGGCGAGAAGCTGGTCGAGCGCATCCGCTGGTGGGAGGACTACACCGCCAAGGCCGGCGGGTCGATGGACAACAACCCCTCGCCCGGCAACAAGGCCGGCGGCCTGACCACCATCCTGGAGAAATCGCTCGGCGCCGCCGCCAAGGGCGGTACGACGACCCTCCGGAACGTCTACGAATATGCCGAGCGCGTCGACGCCAAGGGCTTCGTCTTCATGGACACGCCCGGCTACGACCCCGTGTCGGCGACCGGCCAGGTGGCCGGGGGCGCCAACATCCTGTGCTTCACCACCGGCCGTGGTTCCGCCTACGGCTGCAAGCCGACTCCGTCCATCAAGCTGGCGACCAACACGGACATCTATACCCGGATGATCGACGACATGGACATCAACTGCGGGGACATCCTCGACGGCGTGTCGATCGACGACAAGGGGCGCGAGATCTTCGACCGTGTCCTGGCGATCGCGTCGGGCGAGCGCTCCAAGTCGGAGGAACTGGGCTACGGCGACAACGAGTTCGTCCCGTGGCAGATCGGCGCGACCATGTGA
- a CDS encoding GntR family transcriptional regulator yields MEGDPPADVAGTTDYPFLGPLGLAGRGGTTDSVQAALREAIVASDLPPGASINKHAICERLGVSRFPVSEALARLQAEGLVEILPQRGTRVTRIRLRDVREAMFIRRALETEGVRVLAGRLGAERRAEIDRNLRYQETAVAAQDHRGFHRLDLEFHALLIDALGFPRVPGLVETARGGLERVRRMLSTASRLPEVLHEHAAIWTALTAGDGAAAAAAMRRHLDRVVDDLVRFGERHPGVVDPD; encoded by the coding sequence ATGGAAGGCGACCCGCCGGCCGACGTCGCGGGGACGACGGACTACCCGTTCCTGGGCCCGCTCGGCCTCGCGGGACGCGGCGGCACCACCGACAGCGTGCAGGCGGCGCTCCGGGAGGCGATCGTCGCCTCCGACCTGCCGCCGGGCGCGTCGATCAACAAGCACGCCATCTGCGAGCGGCTGGGCGTCTCGCGCTTCCCGGTCTCGGAGGCCCTGGCGCGCCTGCAGGCGGAGGGGCTGGTCGAGATCCTGCCCCAGCGCGGCACGCGGGTCACCCGGATCCGGCTGCGCGACGTGCGCGAGGCGATGTTCATCCGCAGGGCGCTCGAGACGGAGGGCGTCAGGGTGCTGGCCGGCCGGCTCGGGGCCGAGCGGCGGGCGGAGATCGACCGCAACCTGCGCTACCAGGAGACCGCCGTGGCGGCGCAGGACCACCGCGGCTTCCACCGGCTCGACCTGGAGTTCCACGCGCTGCTCATCGACGCGCTCGGCTTTCCGCGCGTGCCCGGCCTCGTGGAGACGGCGCGCGGCGGGCTCGAGCGGGTGCGGCGCATGCTGTCGACCGCGTCGCGGCTGCCGGAGGTGCTGCACGAGCACGCGGCGATCTGGACCGCGCTGACGGCGGGCGACGGCGCCGCCGCGGCCGCGGCGATGCGCCGGCATCTCGACCGGGTGGTGGACGACCTCGTCCGCTTCGGGGAACGGCATCCCGGCGTGGTCGACCCGGACTGA